In the genome of Candidatus Neomarinimicrobiota bacterium, the window GGGGTTTAGAGGGTGGAGAACGGAAAAAGATATGACGTTGTGGTCATGGGAGGTGGCCCAGGGGGTTATGTGGCAGCCATTCGCGCGGCTCAGTTGGGGAATACCGTTGCCATCGTTGAAAAGGACGCCCTCGGCGGGATCTGTCTGAACTGGGGATGTGTTCCAACGAAAGCCTTGCTCAGGGATTCCGAGGTGCTTCATCTTGTGAAGAATTCGGACCTGTACGGCATATCCATCCCGGATTTCAAGGTCAATTTCAAGGCGTCGGTGGAAAGGAGTCGAAAGGTTGCAAGCCGCTTGTCCAAAGGAGTTGAGTACCTTATGAAAAAGAATTCGATTCGCCATCTCCAGGGAACGGCTTCTCTCGTTTCGCCAGGTGAGGTCCAGGTCACCCATGTCGGCAGAGATCCGGCCCTTCTCAAAGCGGGTCACGTCATAATCGCCACCGGGGCCCGGAACATGGAGCTTCCCGGACTGGAGATGGATGGAAAGCGAATCGTCTCTTCAAAGGAAGCGATGATTCTCGAGAAAGTGCCCAAAAGGATGATCATCATCGGCGCCGGTGCCATCGGCGTGGAATTCGCGAGTCTTTATCATGAATACGGGACGGAAATCCATCTCGTTGAAATGTTGCCTCACATTCTTCCCCAGGAGGATGAGGAGATTTCACGGGTCCTTGGCAACCTGTTCGAGAAACGTGGCATCAACATTCACACCTCCACACGTGTTGAAAAGGCAGAGGCCTTGAAGACCAAGGTAAAAGTCCATATCTCCTCAGGGGATGAGACATCGGTTCTTGACGGTGACATCGCCCTCGTCGCCGTGGGCGTCCAGGGTAACGTGGAGAATCTGGGACTCGAAAAGGCGGGGGTTCAGGTGGAGAGTGGGTGGATTAACGTTGACGAATACTGCAAGACGACCGTGGACCGACTGTACGCGATAGGGGATGTGATCGGACCCCCGTGGTTGGCTCACGTTGCTTCAGCTCAGGGGAGGCTGGTAGCTGAACATCTCAGCGGGAAGAATCCGCAACCGATCAATATGGACCACATCCCGGCCTGTACCTACAGTCGCCCCCAGGTGGCCTCCCTGGGAATGACGGAACAGGAAGCACGGCAGGCGGGCTATGAAATGAAGGTAGGCAGATTTCCCATGACCGCCAATGGAAAGGCACTCGCCTACGGAGAGCCAGACGGGATGGTGAAAGTCATCGTGGATTCCAGGTACGGGGAACTGTTGGGCTGCCACATAATCGGAATGGAAGCGACAGAGCTCATTGCCGAGATAGGTGTTGCGCAAACCTTGGAGACCACCTACGTGGAGATCCTTCAGACAGTCCATGCTCACCCCACGCTCTCCGAATCCATCATGGAGGCCGTTGCCCAGGCCAATGGCGAGGCTATCCACATCTAGAGCCATCACGGCAGGGGAGGAGGATCTCTGCGTGTCCGGACTTCCAGGGGAGTTGACTGTTCTCCCGTTGGGAAGGAAATCCTACGAGGA includes:
- the lpdA gene encoding dihydrolipoyl dehydrogenase, which gives rise to MENGKRYDVVVMGGGPGGYVAAIRAAQLGNTVAIVEKDALGGICLNWGCVPTKALLRDSEVLHLVKNSDLYGISIPDFKVNFKASVERSRKVASRLSKGVEYLMKKNSIRHLQGTASLVSPGEVQVTHVGRDPALLKAGHVIIATGARNMELPGLEMDGKRIVSSKEAMILEKVPKRMIIIGAGAIGVEFASLYHEYGTEIHLVEMLPHILPQEDEEISRVLGNLFEKRGINIHTSTRVEKAEALKTKVKVHISSGDETSVLDGDIALVAVGVQGNVENLGLEKAGVQVESGWINVDEYCKTTVDRLYAIGDVIGPPWLAHVASAQGRLVAEHLSGKNPQPINMDHIPACTYSRPQVASLGMTEQEARQAGYEMKVGRFPMTANGKALAYGEPDGMVKVIVDSRYGELLGCHIIGMEATELIAEIGVAQTLETTYVEILQTVHAHPTLSESIMEAVAQANGEAIHI